The sequence TATCGTTAATCCGTCGCGCAGAATGCTTTTGACAAATAAATCTCGGTTTTGCACTTTGAATTGGGCGCGACTGGCCAGATGTTGAGCGGGTTTCTGGAAACTTGAGTAGTTTTCCCCCGATGTTGAGCGGATTTCTGCAAACATGAGCGGATAGTACTCGATGTTGAGCGGTTTTCCGCAAACATGAGCGGATTGTACACGATGTTGAGCGGTTTTTCCACAAACATGAGCGGATTACTAAATCCCGAAGTTGATTGAAGCAGTAGCTACATGATTTGAAAACGATAGTTTGTTCAACCAAAAAAATCTTCCATTGCCCAATTGAGCGATGGAAGATTTATTGGTTATGTCTGTTGATTGAAATAATTCAACTCTTCATCGAAAACGGCATAATCGAAGTAGATCATTGGCATGAGGTAGCGCCGGCCGGTTTGGAATTCACTGATGATAACGTGGTCGCGTCCGGCTGCTTCAACCATTCCACGAATGCTTAATGTGTTTTTGCCTGCTTCAATTGCACTTTCAAAAGAGAAATTGAATGTCCCGATTTTTCCTCTGTTCAAACGTAAAATATTTTCAATATACGATTCTTCGCGAAATGGAGGTCTGCCTCCGTTTAAGTACGTCGTGGCCGGTGGCGTGGTAGGTTGTTGCTGTTGTTGCTGATATCCTGGATACCAATAATACTGATTCATTTTTTCATCCTTTCCAATTTAAAGTCGTCAATCCAGTGGTCAAACTTGTGGGCAGTCTTATGGTGTCGGGGAGAAGAAGCAAAGCACCTTGTATCTTCCGGTGTCGGGCTGATTGTGCAAATGGTCAGGACATTCACCACTCGTTCAAAAACCACGAGGCGGGATGAAATCAGCCTATTCGTCCAGCCGATTTCTGGTTCATATCTCACACACGCTGGTAGAAATGGCTTGTCATCGTCGCTTCAAAATTTCCTGGACTCTGAAATTTCATTTCTAGCAG is a genomic window of Sporosarcina oncorhynchi containing:
- the gerQ gene encoding spore coat protein GerQ, which codes for MNQYYWYPGYQQQQQQPTTPPATTYLNGGRPPFREESYIENILRLNRGKIGTFNFSFESAIEAGKNTLSIRGMVEAAGRDHVIISEFQTGRRYLMPMIYFDYAVFDEELNYFNQQT